From Macrobrachium rosenbergii isolate ZJJX-2024 chromosome 55, ASM4041242v1, whole genome shotgun sequence, a single genomic window includes:
- the LOC136835230 gene encoding cysteine-rich hydrophobic domain-containing protein 2 isoform X2, translating into MAAEFDAINAIERNEEDNSSSSLESYTQTPEPVIIRGAGNITVFGLSNRFSRDFPGALTGRLAPEEFVGSVGRVNTVLRKTLPVSAQWLLCGCCFCLCTCGCSLWPVICLSKRTRNAIDKTLEAENTNLYHKLGLHWRLSRQRCDNSSFMEYVLVIEVIPKKDILRPD; encoded by the exons ATGGCAGCAGAGTTTGATGCCATTAACGCAATCGAGAGAAATGAGGAGGATAATTCGTCTTCTTCGCTGGAATCCTACACGCAGACGCCCGAGCCCGTCATCATCAGGGGCGCCGGAAATATTACAGT gtttgGACTAAGTAACAGATTCTCCAGAGACTTCCCTGGTGCACTAACTGGAAGATTAGCACCTGAGGAATTTGTAGGTTCTGTAGGACGTGTAAACACAGTCTTAAGGAAAACTCTGCCGGTGTCAGCTCAGTGGTTACTCTGTGGATGCTGTTTTTGCCTTTGTACCTGTGGATGTTCTTTATGGCCAGTTATATGTCTCAGTAAAAGA ACACGAAATGCAATTGACAAAACACTCGAGGCTGAAAACACGAATCTTTACCACAAGCTTGGTTTACATTGGAGGCTTTCAAGACAAAGGTgtgataattcttcatttatGGAATAT GTTCTTGTGATCGAAGTGATTCCCAAAAAGGACATCTTGAGGCCCGACTGA
- the LOC136835230 gene encoding cysteine-rich hydrophobic domain-containing protein 2 isoform X1, giving the protein MAAEFDAINAIERNEEDNSSSSLESYTQTPEPVIIRGAGNITVFGLSNRFSRDFPGALTGRLAPEEFVGSVGRVNTVLRKTLPVSAQWLLCGCCFCLCTCGCSLWPVICLSKRTRNAIDKTLEAENTNLYHKLGLHWRLSRQRCDNSSFMEYVLVIEVIPKNDILRLHLSFLI; this is encoded by the exons ATGGCAGCAGAGTTTGATGCCATTAACGCAATCGAGAGAAATGAGGAGGATAATTCGTCTTCTTCGCTGGAATCCTACACGCAGACGCCCGAGCCCGTCATCATCAGGGGCGCCGGAAATATTACAGT gtttgGACTAAGTAACAGATTCTCCAGAGACTTCCCTGGTGCACTAACTGGAAGATTAGCACCTGAGGAATTTGTAGGTTCTGTAGGACGTGTAAACACAGTCTTAAGGAAAACTCTGCCGGTGTCAGCTCAGTGGTTACTCTGTGGATGCTGTTTTTGCCTTTGTACCTGTGGATGTTCTTTATGGCCAGTTATATGTCTCAGTAAAAGA ACACGAAATGCAATTGACAAAACACTCGAGGCTGAAAACACGAATCTTTACCACAAGCTTGGTTTACATTGGAGGCTTTCAAGACAAAGGTgtgataattcttcatttatGGAATAT GTTCTTGTGATCGAAGTGATTCCTAAAAATGACATCTTGAGACTTCACTTGAGTTTTCTTATTTGA